Proteins from a single region of Mucilaginibacter daejeonensis:
- a CDS encoding adenylate kinase, which yields MLNLVLFGPPGAGKGTQSQKLIEKCGLIHLSTGDILRGEIAQGTTLGLEAKKLMDDGKLVPDEVVIGMISNKLDANPEAPGFIFDGFPRTVAQAEALDTLLEGKNTAISSMVALVVDDEELEKRLLERGKTSGRPDDANPEIIRKRIHEYNSKTTPVAEFYKQQNKYTSINGIGPIDQIFADIVEVVDAC from the coding sequence ATGCTGAATTTAGTTCTGTTCGGTCCTCCCGGCGCTGGGAAGGGCACACAATCACAAAAACTTATCGAAAAATGTGGTCTGATCCACTTATCCACCGGCGATATATTGCGCGGCGAGATAGCACAGGGCACCACGCTGGGTTTAGAGGCTAAAAAGCTGATGGACGATGGCAAACTGGTACCTGATGAAGTGGTGATCGGTATGATCAGCAACAAACTGGACGCTAATCCAGAAGCTCCGGGCTTTATTTTTGATGGTTTCCCGCGCACAGTAGCTCAGGCCGAGGCCTTAGATACTTTATTGGAGGGTAAGAACACCGCTATCTCAAGCATGGTCGCTTTAGTGGTAGATGATGAAGAACTGGAAAAACGCTTGTTAGAGCGTGGCAAGACCTCTGGCCGTCCTGATGACGCCAACCCCGAGATCATCCGCAAGCGCATACACGAGTACAACAGCAAGACCACCCCGGTGGCCGAGTTCTACAAACAGCAGAATAAATACACCAGCATCAATGGCATTGGCCCGATCGATCAGATCTTTGCCGATATCGTTGAGGTGGTGGATGCTTGTTGA
- the obgE gene encoding GTPase ObgE yields MSQGSNFVDYVKICCRSGKGGAGSAHLHRDKHTAKGGPDGGDGGRGGHVIVKGNAQLWTLLHLKYRKHVIAGDGERGGSALCTGKTGRDEILEVPLGTIAKDAETGEVIFEITEDGETKILTDGGRGGLGNWHFKSATQQTPRFAQPGEPGQEHWNILELKLLADVGLVGFPNAGKSTLLSVVSAAKPEIADYAFTTIVPNLGIVAYRNSRSFVMADIPGIIEGASKGKGLGFRFLRHIERNSVLLFMIPADTNRTIKQEYEILLHELKEYNPELVHKPRVLAITKSDLLDDELQQEMKAELPEGIPAVFISAVAQQGLDPLKDLLWKEINQQ; encoded by the coding sequence ATGAGTCAAGGGTCAAATTTCGTTGATTACGTAAAGATATGTTGCCGTTCAGGCAAGGGTGGGGCGGGTTCGGCTCACTTGCACCGTGATAAGCATACGGCCAAAGGTGGCCCCGATGGGGGCGACGGCGGTCGTGGCGGACACGTGATCGTAAAGGGTAATGCCCAATTATGGACATTGCTGCACCTGAAGTATCGTAAGCACGTGATCGCCGGCGACGGTGAGCGTGGCGGTAGCGCACTTTGCACCGGCAAGACCGGCCGCGACGAGATATTGGAAGTTCCACTGGGTACCATTGCCAAGGATGCTGAGACCGGCGAAGTGATCTTTGAGATCACTGAAGACGGCGAGACCAAGATCCTAACCGATGGTGGTCGTGGTGGTTTGGGCAACTGGCATTTTAAGTCGGCCACGCAGCAAACGCCACGCTTCGCACAGCCAGGCGAACCTGGCCAAGAGCACTGGAATATTCTGGAGTTGAAATTACTGGCTGATGTTGGTCTGGTAGGCTTTCCTAATGCAGGTAAGTCGACGTTATTATCCGTAGTATCGGCGGCCAAGCCTGAGATCGCAGATTACGCGTTCACTACGATCGTTCCTAACCTGGGCATTGTGGCTTACCGTAATAGCCGCTCATTTGTGATGGCTGATATTCCGGGTATCATTGAGGGGGCATCAAAGGGTAAGGGATTGGGGTTCCGTTTCCTGCGCCACATCGAGCGTAACTCGGTTTTACTATTCATGATCCCGGCCGATACCAACCGTACTATTAAGCAGGAGTACGAGATACTATTGCACGAGTTAAAAGAATACAATCCCGAACTGGTACACAAACCACGTGTATTGGCCATCACTAAAAGTGATCTTCTAGATGATGAGTTGCAGCAGGAAATGAAAGCTGAGCTACCTGAAGGCATCCCGGCGGTATTCATCTCAGCGGTAGCTCAACAGGGACTGGACCCATTGAAGGACCTGCTCTGGAAAGAGATCAACCAGCAATAA
- a CDS encoding AI-2E family transporter → MQKEKQYPFYLQATVVLFGLILSVYVLNSLADILIPLAFAAFIAVLLNRLCNRLMKARIPQIPAIIISMLLAVIVVAGIFYFLSSQIVSFGDTLPTLKAKFAHITNDLKIWIYQHFGIDTQKQVKFINDALNSSKALVGRTINTVLGTLSIIFLIPVYVFLMLLYKTLIVNFLFEVFSEEKTAQVAEILQETKAAIQSYIIGLLTETLVVAIMNSVALLLLGVPYAILIGVIGALLNLIPYIGGLVAIALPILMATVTHDGYGTQLGVVAAYLFIQFIDNNILVPRIVSSKVQINALISIVVVLLGNALWGVSGMFLSIPFIAVLKIVFDRIDELKPWGKLLGDNIPTHSISYMWQKRNKKAVTKEGVVKNDDEVPPKDKME, encoded by the coding sequence ATGCAAAAAGAAAAACAATACCCCTTTTACCTGCAGGCAACCGTTGTACTGTTCGGGCTCATCCTGTCGGTATATGTGCTTAACTCGCTTGCCGATATACTGATACCCCTGGCTTTTGCCGCATTCATTGCGGTGCTGCTTAACCGCTTGTGCAACCGGTTAATGAAGGCCAGGATACCACAGATCCCGGCCATTATCATATCTATGCTATTAGCGGTGATCGTGGTGGCGGGTATATTTTACTTCTTATCATCACAGATCGTATCGTTCGGTGATACGCTGCCTACACTTAAGGCCAAGTTCGCCCACATCACCAACGACCTTAAAATATGGATCTACCAGCATTTTGGCATAGACACACAAAAGCAGGTCAAGTTCATCAACGATGCGTTGAACAGCAGTAAAGCGCTGGTGGGCCGAACCATCAATACGGTATTAGGCACCTTGAGCATCATCTTCCTAATACCGGTGTATGTGTTCCTGATGTTGTTGTATAAAACACTGATCGTGAATTTTCTTTTCGAGGTATTTTCGGAAGAAAAGACCGCCCAGGTGGCCGAGATCCTGCAGGAGACCAAGGCAGCTATTCAAAGTTATATCATTGGCCTGCTAACCGAAACGCTGGTGGTAGCGATCATGAATTCGGTAGCCTTACTGTTATTGGGCGTGCCTTACGCCATACTGATCGGGGTGATCGGCGCTTTATTGAACCTGATCCCTTACATCGGTGGTTTGGTGGCCATTGCCTTACCTATCTTAATGGCCACTGTAACACACGATGGCTACGGCACCCAATTAGGTGTGGTTGCCGCTTACCTGTTCATTCAGTTCATTGATAATAATATTCTGGTGCCGCGTATCGTATCATCCAAAGTGCAGATCAATGCGCTGATATCGATCGTGGTGGTATTATTGGGTAATGCATTATGGGGCGTATCGGGTATGTTCTTGTCCATACCATTCATTGCGGTGCTTAAGATCGTGTTCGATCGTATAGATGAGTTGAAACCATGGGGCAAATTACTGGGCGATAACATCCCTACCCACAGCATATCATACATGTGGCAAAAGCGCAACAAAAAGGCGGTGACCAAAGAAGGCGTCGTTAAGAACGACGACGAGGTACCGCCTAAAGATAAAATGGAATAA